In Miscanthus floridulus cultivar M001 chromosome 8, ASM1932011v1, whole genome shotgun sequence, the sequence TTTGCCAGGCTGATGAGGACATAAGCAGCGGTTGCAACATACTCCCTCCAATTATCGTTTTTAAGAAGTCAACTGATTTAAGCTTTGACCAAAACTATATAAAAAAATCTAGTAATaattatgatacaaaataattactattaaaataattgtataatatatttttataataaatttatttaaagatgtagatgctaatattatttattataaatttaGTTGAATTTTAGCTAGTTTGACCGAGTCGGAAGTCATAATTATTTTATTTTTACGGAGGAAGTACCACTGTACCAGAGTAGGAACTGACTCGTAGTCTCGTACTCCCTCCGTATCCGTTTTAGATGACGTTCTGGCGTCATAGTCGTTTGCGCGAAAGGAAGACGTTGCGGCTCGTGGGATGGAATTTTGACTCGTTTGCCCCTGCCGCTTGGGTTCGCACGCTCGGCCCGGTTATCCGCTCGACACTGCATTAATCGCGCGCCGCCTTCCTTCATCTCCGCATGCAGCCCGCTTGCCCGCCATCCATCACGCTCCTGCCATCCCTCGCCGCCTAACAGCAAAGTCGCCCACCAGTTCATCTTCCTCACATCACGCTCGGCATGGAGACCGACGGCCAAAATGTTGCCGCCGACGGCCAAAACGCGCGCGCACGAGCAGCCACCACGGCAAACGAAATGCATTCATGTACAGTGCCATGCAAAATGCATCACATATAAAAAATAAGCGAGCTGCGGGGACTCGAACCGGTGACCTGCTTCATTGGGCACCCAAGAGCTAGCCACTAGAGCAAcgcatcttttctgtacaggggaCAACTGCAGCCCCATTTAATAAGGGTAGACATGGAAAATTACTCCCTAATTAATCTCTCCTTGGTAAGCGTACTCATGTCCTAAACATCATCTAAATATGATATGGAGGGAGTACGTGTGCAGCGCATCCGGCGTGATTGCACTGGTCACTGGAAAGTGACGAGGAACGGATCAATTCCCGGTGAAGTTCTGCACAGTGCACACATAACGTGACACTGCTATCTCAGTTTAATTTACAGCGGTTTATACGATTTTGATGTGCCCATTCAATTCATTGAGGAAGTGAAGGACACGGAAACTTGGCTTCAGTCGTAATTAGATAGCACTTTCCAGCTACCAAAGTGTGAAAAAAGGCAGTCCTCCATTTCACTTACATAATTGCAAACATCTAGGCGGCAACATACATAAAACAGCAGAGGTACCTGGTTCCTGAACAGTGAGCTACGGAGTATTACAAATGATCATTtgagtttgcaaaaaaaaaaatcaaaatggaaACAGTCGTTGATAGCTAACATGAACGATCAATACAGGATTATAGTTTAAGCACCCTATAGTTTACGGTGCATAAGTCACAAGTTACACAACCCATGTACCAAGGGCACGATAACAATAATAGATTAAGTTATGAGAGAAAACGCAGAAATAAGTACTGCATGAGTCCATCAAAGAGGAGCCACGCCTTTGGTTCCCCAGCCGCTCTTCACCGGAGCTCCCATTTCCAGCCTCCAGGAAGCATGCGGCCCACACCAACCAATCAGACGCTCTCTCTACAGTTTGGAGAGGAGCTACCTGGGACATAATACCAGGTTTATCCACTACTATACCTGCTTATCTTCTTCACTTCACACACTTCTTTCACGCGACATCAAACTGCACAGAACAATGTGGCCTCCAAATGACGATATCTAAGCCCAATCGACCACCTCCCGGGCCGATAATACGCGGGCCCGGCAGGCGCCCTCTACGCGAAATTGAGCCGGGAGGTGTAGGTGGCCTTGGGGGCCCAGTTCTTGGGGATGACGTCCTGGGCCGTAAGGGTCTGCTTGCCGGACAGGGTCGTCAGCCGCACGGAGAAGGGTCCGACAAGCGGGCCCGGGGTGAGGCTCCACGTGGCCCCCCAGACGTGCTGCATGTCTCGCCACTGCGCCGAGTTGGCCTGCGTCCACATCGAAGGCCAACTTCAGTCACTCCAAATAACACCGAAGACAAAAAGAAATAGTTTTCGTTTTAGTAATTACTCCAATAACAGCTAGAGTAATTAATAAGCACAGAGTTTGACAATGCTGGTACAGGCAGTGGGGACAACATTGCTTGTGAGACCAGAAGGACAGGTTCACCCGGCCACATGATGGAGTAGCACTGTTAAAAGATACTAGAATTATTGTACAAGCAGAAGCACACACTGTAGTCTGTAGGGAAAAAGGAAGAGATTATTGTTAACTCCTGACAAAATGAACAGGGGCATGCATGTGTAACTGGCAACCCAGCTGCTGCCACCGTCGCAGGAAAAATAAACCGAACTGCTGTGAAGGACTTCTACTGAAGTTCTTTGGAGTTGAACCGATAATCATGGCTTTGGCAAAACTAGTTAGTACTGCAATTTATTACTTTTTTTTTGGCGAAGATACTACAGTTTATTACTAATAAGGGTCTGTTTAGTTCCCCTCcaaaacgccaaatttttcaagattcctcgtcacatcgaatctttggacacatgcatgaagtattaaatataaataaaaaataaaactaattacacagtttagacgaaatccatgagacgaatcttttaagcctagttagactatgattggacactaattactaaataacaacgaaaacgctacagtagcattTTGCTAAATTTTTTGGCAACCAAACTGGCCCTAAGATAGCAAAACTCTGACGTGTGCCGTACCACTAGAGTTGACGGCAAAACGCCGCAGACAGTATCAAGTTAGTCTAGCTAATATAGCTCCCTTTCCTAGCCGTGGTGTTGTTTTGTGTGACTGAGAGAGGACATACATGCATGTGATTCTAGAACCCTAGATGACACATTCCCACCAGCAATGGCTAATGGACGCGACGGGACACACAAGGGAAACAGACAGAAGCCTAGTTGCGGCGGCCCAGGCGTCCAGAAAACCATCGCCCATGTCCCTAGCCGCATGTGAAAAAGCCGGGGATCCCACTCACATGCTGGCATGCTGCAGCACTAGCACTGCCCCACAAACACCCGCATGTCCGTCCCTATGGAAAGAAACGCCAACACCTTCCCACATATCACTGAGGAAAAAGCCCTTGTTGCACTGCACCGCTATACGCAACCATGGTGCCGACGTGCCGTGGTCGAGTGGAGACTTATGGATGTGGTGTGAACTGTGAAGGAAAAAGCAAGCTTGCATTGATGTGTTAGCGTTATTACCTGTTTGAGCTGCATGGATCCGATGTCGCCGTCGCCATCCTCGAACTCCACCAGGAGGGAGAGCCAGAAGCTAGTGGAGCCCTCGTTCACGTGGAAGGCGATGTTCTCGCCCCCGTACCTGCACGCCGTCCTGCATACAAACACCGGCGGTAAATTTATGAACCCCATCCGTCGGTACGTACGATTCACCGGCGGCAGGGGTCGTTGCTAGCTCATTGTAAACAACTGTGGCTTCTCCGCTTCTGTGTGCATTCCATCGCACGCCATGAGCGAGTACGGACAGTGTGAGCTCTGTCGGCTGTCCTGACGCACATTGATTTCTGCTTGGGCATGGCGTGCCCACTGTGTTCTTTGAATTCAGCGAAGAGAGGGAATGCATGGCATGGCCATGGCACGTTCCAAGATCCAACTACTACTGCATACCCGGCCCCCATGGTGGTCCTCATCTGACAGCGTCACATTTTTAACCTTCTGTCTACCCTCCCCGGCTCCCCCGGACCCCGGTACCACTGCCGGCCAGGAAGAATGCAGGACTGTAGAATCTCTTTTTTTCGTTTTGACAGAGTTCTAGTGTCCGCGTTTCTAGTAACGTCAGAAGCAAGGCATAATGCAGTTCGCCCCCCGATACGGTTGACCTACAGCCGTCCCCTTCGCGTGCTTTTACCCTTTGCAGCATTCATCTCTGCCGTACTACATAGTACAGTTGCCTTGACGACCAGTAACAACAGATCTgcgcatgcatgatgcatgttcAGCTGGTTCAGCGTACCTGCGGAACACGACGTTGATCTCGCCCCGGTTGCGCAGCTGGCTGCCGGCGCCGGCCACGGCGAGGCGGCCGAAAGCGGCGCCGCTGAGGTCGAAGTGCGTGCGGCCGCCCGCGCAGACCCCGCCGGGGCACTCGTCGGTGACGATGACCGTGACGGCGCGGCGCGAGCAGATGCCGTGGTCGAGGCACCGGACCTTGTAGCAGGCGCCGCAGCCCTCCCCGGACTTGAACAGCACGGGGCTCACGGCGCCCACGCGCGCCTTCATCGGCACCACGTCCACCAGCGTCCCGTACCCGCACGCGCCGCCTGGTGCGTGGTTAATTATTGTTAATGAACACGGTAATTACTATTGACAGTTCCGTACAGTACATATATAATAAGCTACAAAAAGGTGAAACCAGCGCGGCATGCACGTGGACAAAAGGTCCTACTTACTGCGTGGCCAGATCTAACCAACACTAGCCAAACGGGCAACAGAATATTTGTAAGGACGCAGAGAAATGCAGCTAGCTCTCAGGTATGGACACGGCAGCAGTTCCGTTGAGAAATGATCGAAAATTGGACCGTTCCCACACTGGTTCACATGGTCagggtaaaataaaaaaataaaaatactgaaATGCAACCTGGCCTCGTTGTAATAAAAAAAATCGGcatattcgctggttggtttctgggctggtttaggctagctggtgctggtttattgtgagagaaaaatactgttggctggctgatttgggctggctgaaactaaCAAGCGAACAAGCTCAATATATACATGTAATATTTGACTTGCAAGTGAACTCAGTACTCTCGTCTGCGCACTCCGCAGTTCATCCATTGACCATTGTACTCGTACGTAACAAAAGCTATACGGAGTATATAGTACTCCGTATATAGCAGTAATATTGGACTTGCAAGTGAATTCACCTCTATATATACATGTCTGTCAGTGTGTCAGCCCATTTTGTACGTGTCAGGCTGAAAATACGTCGTCGGAGTGTCGGTGGATTAAACCCGACGCGATACGGTCGTTGTTGGTTCCTGGTAAAAGCGGCGAGTTAAGGACCCGACACAGTGGAGCACGACCATGGCTATTGGCTACAGGCTCCATTGCCGGCCACCATCCTATGCACGAATCTTAAAGGCTCTCTCCGCTTGACAATATTTGTCTTTAATCTACGTGGCAAGCCACGGTCCTTGCTCTATCGGACTTCAAGGGATACGCCGGCCGATGTAACGCCAAAATGTGGCAATGGGAAGAAGTATTTACttggaagaaaaagaaaaaaaaaatactagtcATGCTGCGAATCGAAAGGTTAAGTGTAATGCTTACTGCTCATTTacagcaaaataaaaaaaaggatcacaagtttggaTGCAGTGAAGGTGCAAGTGCAATGCATTCGCCATTGTTAATTCTTTGCATAGAGAGAGTGTCATCATATACTCTCTTCTATCCAGGACGATGGAGGTGGGAAATGAGAATTGAGCATAGAGCCATGGGGGTATATATATTACCGTCGCTGCCGTCGCCCTCGGCGCTGCCGTACCAGGTGGCGGTGGCCGGGTGCCACTCGGGGTCGACCACCCTGTGCGCCGCCCCCGAAGCCTCCACGGAGCCGAAGAGGCACGCGGCGCACACGAGCGACGACGCGAGGAGCGCCGCGCGGATGGAGAAGCCGCGGCAGGCGGCAGAGCAGCTCGAGGAGGcgccggccatggcgcgcgcGCGCACGTACGTGAAGAGCAGAGAACAGCCGCGGCGGCACAGCCAGGCAGCGAACACCCTACCGACACTCTTGCTGTCCTGTGCAGAAATGGCCGGCCTCGCTCAGTCGCTCGAGTGGTGGTGGTACTTCCTCCTCTCTCTGGGATGGCTTTTAAGGCTTCGAGAAGCCCCAGTCCCCGACGTGCTGAGTGCTCAGAGCTGGCCCCCTGCACAAATGGCGGGGAAGCCGGGAAGGGACAATGGGAATGCACGAGTAGGGTACTAGGGTGGTGGTGAGCTGTGCCTGGACTTATAATGTGGACAAGGGCAAGGGCCGTAGTGAAAGACTAGCAGCGTTTTAGCTTTTCTGCATGGCTAGCTGTTTGATACGAGTACAGCCCAGTCCCAGTGGCATCCGGTTTCTGTTTTTGCTATGATGGAGATTGGAGAGCTCTTGGCCTTTGCCACGTGATGAGGGGTGGCCAGTGGCCTTGCTTGTTGGTGCACATCATGCATGGTTTCCATAGGTTAAAGTTTTCACTAAAGGTAAACTACTCCATTACTTTTAAACAAGTAATCAAGTGGTGTTGACCTCTCCAAAAGAATACTACTCCGTGCTTTTATTCGTTCGAAAAACATAATATTAATTTTGGACACCAAGATGATCAACAACAGGTAGATTTCATCATTTTTGTGAAACAAAGTACAAGTTACAAACATTCATATATACGCGCTCACTCTAAGAACGTACGCAAGCACACTCTGCCCGCCCCTATGAGTATGGCATGTTATCGGATTTTGAGACTGACAAAGTTACCACAGATAGTGAGTCACCACAATCTTCTTGTTATTGACGTCTATGTCACATACTACTAAAGGAACAGTGTTATTTTCTGaataaaaatctataaaaaaTTACGAGCACCCATGCCAAATCTAAAACTTAATCCTATTGAGCTGGCTTCACCACAAAAGTGTTGAACCAACTAAGTTGTGCTTGGTTCGCACAACCAGCATTATCTATCAAGCAAATAGGTGAAGTGACTATTTGATATTGTAAGATAGACAAATCTACTCATGTGCTCactttattatatttttttgacATGCGCACTCACCCATATGATTATATGAGCATACAACCCTATTTCAATAAATGTAGCCAAATAACTTTGAGATTGACAAGTTACACCTTTTTTTCAACCGTGCCATGAGAcacatttttcattaagaggtGAAAGTGTAAGTTACAACGAGTTAAAAGCACGGCAATAGGAGGTAACCCCAAGAAATAAACATTTGAAAGAAACGCAGAAAGCAAGCTCTAGAAAGGAAAAGGACAGCTAGTTAATTCCCAAACAGAATTCAGCGACAGAGGTCGAGCAGCGACCTTAAACGACGGTAACCTGCCAGGTCCCATTGCTTCTTAAATCAATTGTTCCCAAACGGCGCCTTGTTGTTGAGGGGCAAAATAGTTTTCTTAAATCAATTGTCAATGCAAAGTTAGTGCGGATAAATACTACCTGTGCACCATATACAAAGGTACCAGTAGTAGTTTTTGTTTTTGGGCCCTACATATAATAAGCCAAGATTTTCTGTACAAAGAGCAGATATTTCTTTCTCGATACAAGTCCTCATGCCGATTGATGAGCCGTAAGTTTTGGGTTGGATCCATTCCAGTTTTTTTGGGTTGGGTTGAACCCACCTCGCGTTTGGTTAGGGGATGGAGCCATCTTCTTCCACCTCACTTCGAACAGAGCACTGCACAATAGACCACCGCTGTGGCCCAGGCCGGACTCACGCCGCTACCAGCTCCAGCGGCCCAGGCCAAACTCGCGCCGCCGCCAGCTCGACCCACGCCGGCTCGCCCCGCACCACGGCTTGTCGGGATCTCATCGCGCGCTACCATGGCTGGGGCTGGAGCTCGCCCCACGCCGCCATGGCCGGAGGGCCGAGCTCGCTCTGCGCATCTGGCCTCCACGCCCTGCCCCGCGCTGCCCTTCTCTAGCAGACGACACTCAGCCCGTGCATcccgagctcgcccgcgcccgccacCACCTCCCCGAGCACCCCGGGCCGACGCCACCTCCACTAGCGTCCGCGCCGGCCAGTCGCCCCTACGAGACGGAAGCAGAACGGCATCGATGTGGGTTGAGCTCGTCCCCTCGAATCGGAGGAACCATTCCAACCCGTATCTGAGGATATATTCCCTTCTGGGTTGGACCCAAACCCACATGATTCCTCAACCAAACAGCAGATCATGGGACGGACCCGGGATATCCACTTGAACCCGCAAACCAAACACACGGGAGGAGGAGTCTTGATCAACTGCCACACCCACTAAAAAAATGTTTGTGATAAAAAAAAGTTACCCCTACGTACTTCAAAATCAGAAGTAGAAGATGACGAGTTGTGCCATCCAATATGGCTGCGGTTCCAAGACCTTGAAGTCCGGTGGTAAAGGCGCGAGACACACACGTACCCAAACCAACGGTATACTCGTATATCATCAAAGCCGCACGCATGAATCCACCCAGATCCAGATTCCAGAATGGGATGGCAGGCAGATGGAAGCATGGACGAACGCCCCAAATCTGAGTGCAACATGATGTGATTGGGAAAGCACGGCGTGACGACGCTGTGGATGGTGGCGCATGCAGGCGCGGCCCAAGCACGTGTACGGCCACCGGGCCAAGCACCAGTGTCGACACGCTGTTATTACCCTCCTCCTAGGCTTCCGACCCGTGCCGCGCCCATCTTGTCAAGTTGCGTCGCGGTTTGCCCCCTTCGGCCGCTTCTCCCCACCCCCCATGTGCGAGCGCCCGTTGCGGCTGCTACCGTCCAGAATCCGCGCGCCCCGCCGTATCGGCGACGGCGCGGGGTTGCCGCTCGCCCGAACGTTGCCGAGCGCCCATGACACGTGGGGCGTGGCGGCCGCAGCGTCGGTCGTGGACTCGTGGCGCGGGTGCTCGCGTCGCGCGGGGTGTTGGCCCGTGGCCGGGTGCGGGTGTTTGCGCGAGTCGCGACGCGCGCGTTGGTGGCCGTGGTCCGGTGGTTGGTGGGGGGCTGGCCGCGGGAGCGTTGGAGCCGGGGGACGTCGGGGCGAGCTCGGGTTAGGTGGCGGGTCGATGTCACCACCCCCGACAAGGGCTTTGTTCGTCTTGCCGCCGGGCTCGAGACGTGAAGCTGCCGCGGAGCTTGGGCAAGTCCTATCCTACACAGCCAGCTGCCCGTGCACATACGGGAACGGGGGGAGTATAGTCGAGTGAAGACGGTAGGTAAGTGAGGGTACGTTTGTGGTGCCTACCTGTTCACCCCGTGAAAAAACGATCGGGCAAGCGGCAACAGTGTTCCAAGAGATGGTGTTCCCTACGTGTCGTATTAGCTTTATCCTAAATTAAATTCCTCTGTCTAATTATTTACAATGCCCACTCCATTATTTATTCGAATCGTTTACTTTAGTAGTTTATTATCGGTTTGCTTTTGCCACTGGCATTATTGGATAAGATTCGTGCGATCGTTATGCAGTCGTCCGTTGAATAAAAAATTCCTCTGTCTAATTATCGTTCGATGCTCCACGCCCCTAGGGTTGGATTATTACACTTCCCATGCCACTGATTTTCATTGCAGGCTAGCAGCTGCTGAGCATTCAGAAATGGAACCCTTTCATGATCCTTCTTCTAACCTTTAATTTCGTTGGACGCATTGTAGTTTAGTTTCTACCTGGCCCTGGCCCTTATAATCTGATATCAGAAGAACGGCACCATCGTCCACTACTGCTAGTATACTGCATTTGTCGGCAGAGATGGTCACGTCCAAACAGCACATGTTCTGGGACCAGGCAATTGCGTTGCATGCAGCATCGCAGCATGCTGTTCATTCGATCCGAAGAAGACTTTACTGGTGCGTAAGGGAAAAGACAAAAGGGAGTCGGTGCTGCGCAGTTACTACTACGCCGGACCCCGGACGGACGATGATGCATGGCAGCTGGTGCGCGTGTACTCCTAACTTGCTGTCAAAGGCATCGTCAGATCCCAGAACGACGCAGCACAATGAAGGCTCAAGGCTGCACCTGCATCTACAGGCCCACACCATCATCGAGCTGAAAgctctccaaactcccaagctTCTGGAATGGAAGTGCCATCAGGTTGCCTCCATTTCCAAGTCCTCTGTCCCTGCTAGCTCTGCTTTCGTGGTTGCATTGCAAGCACGGTTAAGATTTCTGGACCGAGTCACCGAGCCACTAATAAGCAAGGGAGAGTAAATGCGACAGCGGCAAAGTTGTTCAGGCAGCTCCCTTAATTAAACTCGGCAAGGACGACGTGAGCTGAGTGCAAACAAATGGTGGTGGTGTGTTCTCCCGCGAAAACAGTGAGAGCTTTCTTAGAGAAGACGACACTACGAAGGAAGGAGGGTCCACCGCGTGAATCCATCCATTCATGCCGTACGTGCTCGGCCCGTCCTTTTTCCCGAGCACGTCGGCTGCACGGGCGGCTAGCTCGAAATCGATCCCTGTGACCCTGCCGTGTATCCACGTGAAAACCGAATGATGCAGATGTTTCGATCTGATCGTGGACACTCGAGGCTCGTTTTCACAGCGTTGTTTCTTTTATTATCCGAGATGAGACGGTACTTCGTGTGAATTCTGACGGGTTTCCACAGCCGCCGGCGGGGCTGCTTGAGGCGCGCGCAGTAGTAGCTCTCTGGCTCGGGACCTCGGGTCAAGGAGACACAGCTGGGGGGCGATGCCCTTTAGCCCCTTTTTTTTGGTTGGGAAAGAGGCAAAGAGCAAAAGAGCGCGGCGCCGCGTGCGGCGGTGATGAACGGGTGCAGCGGCTTTTGGCGTGCTTGCGGCACGGCAGTCACCGGCTGATCCGCGACAATTTGACCGGCTGTGCTCAAAAGAGGCACGGTGTGCTCACTTTCGTCTCACTAGCTCCTGCGATCTGAAAACGCCTTTGGATAGATACACAAGGTCATAATGCGGGCCCTTCGTACGGAGCGCAAGAAATGCTCATGTTGGAGCAGAATGTGGTGCACAAACCCGAAATGATGCTCATGCTGGAGCGAGCAACTAATGTGGGTTATCGTTGTTGAGGTGCTAGGTAATGTGGCCGATGATGGCTCTGATGAGGAAATAAAACATATGGCTTCGGGTTTGTTGCAACTGATGGAGAGTTTTGAATTTTGTGCTTATTGTACAACCTATGACTAAATTACTGGACGAAACTAATGATTTCTCACAATGCATACATAAGGAAAGATCAAAGCATACATTGCTTGTGTTGTAACTTGTAAGGTTGACTGGGCCTCGTTGTAAAAAAATTAATGAGATACATGATAATGGTTTGGTATTTGAGGAGGTAAATATCTTTTTGTCTCCAGCGTAACATCATCATATCAAATATGGCTTACACAGCAATAATTAGTTGTCGCTCATGTGGGTCTAGAAGGAAGACTTACTCTCACCATTTGTCCATTTCAACATACGAAACCTTTTTATTAATGTGGTGCATGACAAATGAATTGAACAATCACTTTGATCAAAGGTCTATTTAGTTATTGAGATGCAATGTTTGTCTAAACCTAAGAAATTCTTCTGCCAGATATTATAaaggaaaaaatatataattggCTAAGATTTATGATGCTTACTTTTTGCAGCAAGACCTTTTAGTCATATCTAGACAACAAGTTGATATATTCATTGCTGATGTGAGAGATTATTTTAGTTTTGCAAATTTTCATAACATTAGAAATCTTTTAAGCACACCCTACTTAAGTGTGTAGGTTTAGCTCCACATATATATACTACTccatctgttctaaattataaaatattttggcttttctagatacatatagTTAAAGCgatttatctagaaaatctaAAATATATATCTCTTAGAAAGCTAATCCCCATTAGAAatctatctcaacatgcaagccaTCCACATCATCTCCCACTAACTATCCATATCATCTTCTACTAATAGTCATGTCATCCCACTAACTTCCACAATTAATACAAGCTATCCACGTCATCTCGACttaatttcatttcaaattcTTTGCAACCCCTCAGCAACGTGAGGGTATCTTCTagtatcttataatttgaaatacaTGGAGTATTATTGATGAAGATATAAGACACGAGAATAAACCAATTCATCATTAGTTAGATCTTTTTCTATCACTGTCTGTATGCTTTCATCTTATTCGTTGTACGGGTACTATGTGGTGTGGTATTTCAACGTGCCAACATATGTTGAGTAAATACTTTCTCGGGAACATAACACTGTCATTTCTGAGTAATTGTTTTTTTTAAACTGATTTCTGAGTAATAAAAATACTCTTTTTCTCAGAAAAAATGGTATGTAATTGAAATTTCAAATAGCCAGTCTTGGTGATTCCCCGGCTTCGCCACTGCACAAAAGAAGTGAGAGCCCACGATCCACGGGGCCGTATTGCGGCTTCCGGCCTTCCGGGGAATCGATATCTTGGGCCTTTCCAACTTCTTTGGGCTAAAAGTGCTCGTCGGCCGAGTTCCAGCTCGCTCTCGTCGAAACAAACTTTGCACATCTTCAGTTCGAATTTGACCGGGACGGATTGACACGGAAGAATATAAACAACTACCAACTGTCTAAGCGTTGGGGATCTTGATTCTTGGGCGAACATGTGCTGAAACGCAGATCGCTACCTATCTGCATAGCACCTGGGATGTGGCCGGAGATGCTCCCGGAGTACGGCGAGGACGTCGGCGAATCTCACTACCCCGACGAGCGCGCCGCTGGTCTCATCAGCGACCCAGATGTACCCTACACGGTGCGCAAGCGCCTGGGCCATGACGGCCACAAGCGAACTCCCAGAGTGGCATGCCACCACGTCCTCCGTGGACCGCCACCCGAAGCTCCCAGATGACATCCTCCTTGGGCGTCGTGCGCGTCCCAACGGCGACGAGTCCTCGTCGGAGGATGATGtcgacgacaacgacgacgacggggaCAAGGTAAGGGAGGCAGCGTCCTTCCCAGCGCATTCCATGAGCCCGGCCATGGCGTCCAGTCCCTTTCCGGCGAGCTGGGCTCTGATGGCGCGGACCAAGAACTCCGGCGGCGAGTGCGAGAGCGAGCAGTCGATGTACGCCATAGCGTCGCCAGCGGAGAGCGCCGCGAAGGCGGTCGACACCGTCGCGACGTCGCACGAGGCGAGCACGCCGGGGCAGATCTCGCCGATCAACGCGCTGTCGTCGTTGGCGACGACGGCCACGGCCGTGCCGTCCGAGACGGCTCTCCGCAGGAGCGGGATCACGTCGAGCCCGTCGTCGTCGACGTGGACCGCGTGCACGTCGCGGCGGACGAGGCCGAGCGAGGCGACGGTGAGCGCGGCCACCGGGGAGAAGTGGGAGATGGAGC encodes:
- the LOC136477822 gene encoding expansin-B16-like isoform X1, with the protein product MAGASSSCSAACRGFSIRAALLASSLVCAACLFGSVEASGAAHRVVDPEWHPATATWYGSAEGDGSDGGACGYGTLVDVVPMKARVGAVSPVLFKSGEGCGACYKVRCLDHGICSRRAVTVIVTDECPGGVCAGGRTHFDLSGAAFGRLAVAGAGSQLRNRGEINVVFRRTACRYGGENIAFHVNEGSTSFWLSLLVEFEDGDGDIGSMQLKQCYSIMWPGEPVLLVSQAMLSPLPVPALSNSVLINYSSCYWSQLGAVARHAARLGGHVEPHPGPACRTLLRAADDPVRQADPYGPGRHPQELGPQGHLHLPAQFRVEGACRARVLSAREVVDWA
- the LOC136477822 gene encoding expansin-B16-like isoform X2, encoding MAGASSSCSAACRGFSIRAALLASSLVCAACLFGSVEASGAAHRVVDPEWHPATATWYGSAEGDGSDGGACGYGTLVDVVPMKARVGAVSPVLFKSGEGCGACYKVRCLDHGICSRRAVTVIVTDECPGGVCAGGRTHFDLSGAAFGRLAVAGAGSQLRNRGEINVVFRRTACRYGGENIAFHVNEGSTSFWLSLLVEFEDGDGDIGSMQLKQANSAQWRDMQHVWGATWSLTPGPLVGPFSVRLTTLSGKQTLTAQDVIPKNWAPKATYTSRLNFA